In Acaryochloris marina S15, a single genomic region encodes these proteins:
- a CDS encoding folate/biopterin family MFS transporter: MFVSQSRLDSVRDFLKENVFYGQDPTPELLAILMVYFVQGILGLARLAVSFFLKDDLGLTPAQVAAMMGIAALPWVIKPVFGFISDSVPIFGYRRRSYLVLSGILGCLAWVGMASIVRTSLAATIAIVLSSLSVAISDVIVDSLVVERVRQESQSDAGSLQSLCWSATALGGIMTAYFSGWLLSHMSTQRVFLITATFPLLVSAVAGLIADPKVKTQINLDSTKHQVRQLWQAITQKQILLPVIFVFLWQATPSSEAAFFFFTTNDLGFDPEFLGRVRLVTSLAALLGIWVFQRYLKAVPVRRIFLWSTLIAAALGMTTLLLVTHANRALGINDQWFSLGDSLILTVMGQIAYMPVLVLAARLCPPGIEATMFALLMSVSNLAGLLSHESGALIMHWLGITETNFQQLWLLVTIANLSTLLPLPLLNWLPAQGTDVLHQDLALDITPSVEPLLSESLAVELITEPRN, from the coding sequence ATGTTTGTATCTCAGTCGAGACTCGACTCAGTGCGCGATTTCCTAAAAGAAAACGTCTTTTACGGTCAAGATCCCACACCTGAGCTTCTGGCCATATTGATGGTCTATTTTGTTCAGGGAATATTGGGATTAGCTCGGTTAGCCGTCAGTTTTTTCCTGAAGGATGACCTTGGTTTAACCCCAGCTCAAGTAGCCGCCATGATGGGAATTGCTGCTCTTCCGTGGGTAATTAAGCCAGTCTTTGGATTTATTTCTGATAGCGTGCCCATCTTTGGCTATCGTCGCCGGTCTTATCTCGTCTTGTCAGGGATACTAGGATGTCTAGCCTGGGTGGGAATGGCTAGCATCGTTCGCACGTCCCTAGCCGCCACCATTGCGATTGTCCTCAGTTCCCTGTCCGTGGCCATCAGCGATGTCATTGTTGACTCCCTCGTGGTTGAGCGCGTCCGGCAAGAATCTCAAAGTGATGCGGGTTCCCTCCAATCTCTCTGCTGGTCTGCCACTGCCCTGGGCGGGATAATGACCGCCTACTTTAGCGGCTGGCTGTTGTCCCACATGAGCACCCAAAGGGTTTTCCTGATTACGGCCACCTTCCCGTTGCTCGTTTCTGCCGTTGCCGGATTGATTGCCGACCCTAAAGTTAAGACCCAAATCAACTTAGATTCAACCAAGCATCAGGTGAGGCAACTCTGGCAAGCCATCACCCAAAAGCAGATTTTGCTGCCCGTTATCTTCGTCTTTCTCTGGCAGGCCACTCCCAGTTCTGAAGCCGCCTTTTTCTTCTTTACCACCAATGATTTAGGCTTTGACCCAGAATTTTTAGGTCGAGTACGCCTGGTCACCAGTCTGGCCGCATTGCTAGGCATTTGGGTATTTCAGCGTTATCTCAAAGCCGTTCCTGTACGCCGCATCTTTTTATGGAGCACTTTAATTGCTGCAGCCCTCGGCATGACCACCTTACTATTGGTGACCCATGCCAATCGAGCCTTAGGCATCAATGACCAATGGTTTAGCTTGGGCGACAGCCTGATTCTGACGGTGATGGGACAAATTGCCTATATGCCCGTATTGGTATTGGCCGCTCGCCTCTGTCCTCCTGGCATCGAGGCCACCATGTTTGCCTTATTGATGTCTGTAAGTAACCTAGCGGGCCTGCTCTCCCACGAATCGGGGGCGCTAATCATGCATTGGCTGGGCATTACTGAAACGAATTTCCAGCAATTGTGGCTGCTGGTCACAATCGCCAATCTCAGTACCCTCTTACCCCTACCACTTCTCAACTGGCTCCCTGCCCAAGGTACCGATGTCCTGCATCAAGACCTAGCTTTAGATATCACTCCATCCGTCGAGCCTCTTTTATCTGAGTCTCTCGCTGTTGAACTTATTACCGAACCTCGTAATTGA
- the fabG gene encoding 3-oxoacyl-ACP reductase FabG — translation MQNRQVLITGGTGGLGLGVTPKVLATGAEVTLPYIAESEVERLKHILSPAELVRTHFVPTDLGKEASVAELVKGMDRVDALIHLVGGFSMGKTHEYAFEDWQQDLNLNLNTTFLVCKHSLKRMLQNNYGRIVTVGSRGAVEPGGQLAAYCTAKAGVLALTKAIADETKGTNITANTVLPSIIDTPTNREAMGEANADQWVKPESLADVICFLASDAAQDVRGAAIPVYGNV, via the coding sequence ATGCAAAATAGGCAAGTATTGATCACGGGTGGTACAGGCGGATTGGGACTGGGCGTGACGCCCAAAGTCCTAGCCACAGGGGCAGAAGTGACGCTACCTTATATTGCAGAATCGGAAGTAGAGCGACTAAAACATATCCTCTCCCCTGCAGAATTAGTGAGAACTCATTTTGTCCCCACCGATCTTGGGAAAGAAGCCTCAGTCGCAGAATTAGTGAAAGGTATGGATCGGGTAGATGCCTTAATTCACTTAGTTGGTGGGTTTTCCATGGGCAAAACCCATGAATATGCCTTTGAGGACTGGCAGCAAGATTTGAATCTGAACCTGAACACCACATTTTTAGTTTGCAAACATAGCCTCAAACGGATGTTGCAGAATAACTATGGCCGGATCGTTACCGTAGGATCTAGAGGGGCTGTTGAGCCAGGGGGGCAATTGGCAGCCTACTGTACTGCTAAGGCTGGGGTGTTGGCATTGACGAAAGCGATCGCAGATGAAACCAAAGGCACCAACATCACCGCCAATACCGTATTGCCTAGTATTATTGACACCCCCACAAATCGAGAAGCCATGGGTGAAGCTAACGCCGACCAATGGGTAAAACCCGAATCGTTAGCAGACGTCATCTGCTTTCTAGCCTCTGATGCAGCCCAGGATGTTCGAGGCGCTGCGATTCCTGTTTATGGCAATGTTTGA
- a CDS encoding 2Fe-2S iron-sulfur cluster-binding protein, with protein MSQVIAQGKMFSCPVGANLRQVLLENGVDLYNGQARLINCHGIGTCGTCAVAISGEVSEVNRRDLIRRSLPPHVPQRDLRLACQTKVLGDITVTKFDGFWGQGTAPAWTI; from the coding sequence ATGTCTCAAGTTATAGCTCAAGGGAAAATGTTTTCTTGCCCAGTTGGTGCGAATTTGCGCCAGGTTCTACTGGAGAACGGCGTGGATCTCTACAATGGTCAAGCTCGGTTGATCAACTGTCATGGCATTGGTACCTGCGGAACTTGTGCCGTGGCGATTTCTGGAGAAGTGTCAGAAGTGAACCGACGCGATCTCATCCGTCGATCATTACCCCCTCATGTTCCCCAGCGTGATCTGCGACTGGCTTGTCAAACCAAAGTTTTAGGCGATATAACCGTCACCAAATTTGATGGATTTTGGGGCCAAGGCACAGCACCTGCATGGACGATTTAA
- a CDS encoding aldehyde dehydrogenase has product MTAQLTTSPIQKLVAAQRVYFESGQTQSYEFRLAQLQKLRQVIIERQDDIVAAAKADLGRPAFEAYFEIAALGEIKIAIKKLKTWMKPQRVATGMDVFPGAAWIQPDPLGVVLVIAPWNYPFSLLINPLVGAIAAGNCSILKPSEHAPHTAQVVSNLIGDTFPENYIAVVEGEAETSKQLLAEKFDHIFFTGGTAIGREVMKAAAENLTPVTLELGGKSPCIVDSEIHFEHAAKRIIWGKFINAGQTCVAPDYLLIDRTIKDEFVTYLKQVVHHFYGENPAKSPDFGRLINQHHFNRLTQFLDNGEVIVGGQTDPETRYIAPTLIDQVTWEDLIMQEEIFGPILPILAYNNLDEAIAQVNARPKPLALYFFSKNEEKQQKVLTSTSSGGVCINETVLHVGVGTLPFGGVGPSGMGSYHGKASFDTFSHQKSVLKRAFWLDLGWRYAPYTIKGLNQIKRIVTG; this is encoded by the coding sequence ATGACTGCTCAACTCACCACCTCTCCCATCCAGAAACTGGTTGCAGCTCAAAGAGTCTATTTTGAGAGTGGGCAGACTCAATCCTATGAATTTCGGTTAGCCCAACTCCAAAAGCTGAGGCAGGTAATCATTGAGCGTCAAGATGACATTGTTGCTGCTGCGAAAGCTGATTTGGGACGACCAGCTTTTGAGGCTTACTTTGAAATTGCGGCCTTAGGAGAAATCAAGATCGCCATCAAAAAGCTGAAAACCTGGATGAAGCCGCAGCGCGTTGCGACAGGGATGGATGTCTTTCCTGGGGCAGCTTGGATTCAGCCTGACCCTCTAGGTGTGGTGCTGGTGATTGCGCCGTGGAACTATCCCTTTTCTCTGCTGATTAATCCGTTAGTGGGTGCGATCGCAGCCGGGAACTGCTCTATTCTCAAACCCTCAGAACATGCTCCTCATACCGCTCAGGTCGTGTCTAACTTAATTGGCGACACCTTTCCTGAGAACTATATCGCGGTTGTAGAAGGGGAAGCAGAAACCAGCAAACAGTTATTAGCCGAGAAGTTTGACCATATTTTCTTCACCGGAGGCACCGCCATTGGTCGAGAAGTCATGAAAGCAGCGGCGGAAAACCTCACCCCAGTTACCTTAGAACTAGGGGGTAAAAGCCCTTGTATTGTCGACTCAGAGATTCACTTTGAGCATGCCGCGAAGCGGATCATCTGGGGCAAGTTTATTAACGCAGGCCAAACCTGTGTAGCACCCGATTATTTGCTGATTGACCGCACCATCAAAGATGAGTTTGTCACCTATCTCAAGCAAGTGGTGCACCATTTCTATGGTGAAAATCCCGCCAAGAGTCCTGACTTTGGTCGATTAATCAACCAGCATCATTTCAATCGACTCACCCAGTTTTTAGATAACGGTGAAGTGATTGTTGGCGGTCAAACCGACCCTGAAACCCGCTATATTGCGCCTACGCTGATCGATCAGGTCACTTGGGAAGATCTGATTATGCAAGAAGAGATTTTCGGCCCCATTTTGCCGATTTTGGCCTACAACAACTTAGATGAAGCGATTGCTCAAGTGAATGCCCGCCCTAAACCCTTGGCTCTCTATTTCTTCTCAAAAAATGAGGAAAAACAGCAGAAAGTGCTGACCTCAACTTCATCAGGAGGGGTTTGTATCAATGAAACGGTTTTGCATGTCGGGGTAGGCACCTTACCGTTTGGAGGAGTAGGTCCAAGTGGTATGGGTAGCTATCATGGCAAAGCCAGCTTCGACACGTTTTCCCACCAGAAAAGCGTTTTAAAACGGGCCTTCTGGTTAGATCTAGGTTGGCGTTATGCGCCCTATACGATCAAAGGCTTAAATCAAATTAAGCGGATTGTGACGGGTTAG
- a CDS encoding macro domain-containing protein — translation MKKSLQSTDLQLILVDPIPDLCEQWQLKFEGQSNIEIVNGQFEDLPNYDCMVSAGNSFGLMDGGVDGAITRYFGLDLMDRVQTHILQRFRGEQPVGTSVIIETHPSIRFWPIHRRCVYPCRLPPRITCTKPCGQCC, via the coding sequence ATGAAAAAATCATTGCAGTCTACAGACTTGCAACTCATTCTTGTCGATCCCATTCCTGACCTATGTGAGCAATGGCAGCTCAAATTTGAAGGGCAATCCAATATTGAAATCGTCAATGGTCAGTTTGAGGATTTACCAAATTATGATTGCATGGTCAGCGCTGGCAACTCATTTGGCCTGATGGATGGTGGTGTCGATGGAGCGATTACTCGTTACTTTGGGTTGGATCTAATGGACCGGGTACAAACCCATATCCTTCAGAGGTTTCGGGGTGAGCAGCCCGTCGGTACTTCGGTTATTATCGAGACTCATCCCAGCATCCGTTTCTGGCCCATACACCGACGATGCGTGTACCCATGTCGATTGCCACCACGGATAACGTGTACCAAGCCATGTGGGCAATGCTGTTAG
- the gyrA gene encoding DNA gyrase subunit A: MTFSSDPAQERIILTDLRDEMSRSYLEYAMSVIVGRALPDARDGLKPVHRRILYAMYELGLTPDRPFRKCARVVGEVLGKYHPHGDTAVYDALVRMAQDFSMRMPLINGHGNFGSIDNDPPAAMRYTECRLQALSTDSLLPDIEQETVDFGDNFDGSQQEPLVLPARVPQLLINGSSGIAVGMATNIPPHNLGEVIDGLVALIHNPEITDLELMKLIPGPDFPTGGRILGTAGIREAFTTGRGSITMRGVAEIETLEQSGRPDREAIIITELPFQTNKAALIERIAENVNDKRLEGISDIRDESDRDGMRIVIELKRDAYPQVVLNNLYKQTPIQTNFGANMLALVGGDPQLLTLRQFLSVFLEFREDAILRRTRFQLRKAQERDHLLQGLLIALENLDAVIQLIRQAADAAIARQELMDGYGLSDTQADAILQMQLRRLTALEAEKIEREHQDLQERIADLEDILARRERVLEIIETEVAELKAKFASPRRTLIEANLADLDDIDLIANDQAVILVTEQGYVKRMPVDTFNAQSRATRGRAGAKIKENDAVEHFFGCCDHDSVLFFSDRGVVYCLRAYQIPVSSRTARGVPLVQLLPIPREEKITSVIPVSEFSEDEYLVMMTVGGFIKKTALAAFSSIRANGLIAISLEEGDLLRWVRLTRAEDSIVIGSRRGMSIHFRANHKQLRPLGRATRGVRAMRLREGDEFIGMDILPSSVVETLGNATDMEEDETDDPDILVEDDGNEEESETIEQPGPWVLVITTYGYGKRVPVAQFRLQNRAGKGVTATKFKKLKTPDQLAALRIVNVEDELMLVTSRGIVIRQSVTDISSQSRAATGVRVQRLDEDDYIAAVALVPPEDLSDDDEAETELE, from the coding sequence ATGACCTTCTCCTCTGATCCAGCACAGGAACGCATTATTCTCACAGATCTACGGGATGAGATGTCGCGCTCCTACCTGGAATACGCCATGAGCGTCATTGTTGGTCGGGCCTTGCCAGATGCTAGAGATGGCCTCAAACCCGTGCATCGACGCATCTTATACGCCATGTATGAGTTGGGTTTAACCCCCGATCGCCCCTTTCGAAAATGTGCTCGTGTGGTTGGGGAAGTATTAGGTAAATATCATCCCCACGGTGATACAGCGGTATATGACGCCTTAGTGCGGATGGCGCAGGACTTCTCCATGCGCATGCCTCTCATCAACGGCCATGGCAACTTTGGGTCGATTGATAACGATCCACCTGCTGCGATGCGATATACAGAATGTCGCTTACAAGCACTCAGTACGGATTCGCTTCTACCCGATATTGAGCAAGAAACCGTTGATTTTGGCGATAACTTTGATGGGTCACAGCAAGAACCCCTCGTTCTGCCTGCTCGCGTTCCCCAGCTATTGATCAATGGCTCCTCAGGGATTGCAGTGGGGATGGCGACCAATATTCCTCCCCATAATCTGGGGGAAGTGATTGATGGTCTAGTTGCCCTTATTCATAATCCTGAGATTACCGATCTGGAGTTGATGAAGTTAATTCCAGGTCCCGATTTTCCCACAGGGGGACGGATTTTGGGAACGGCTGGCATTCGTGAAGCTTTTACAACGGGCCGTGGCTCTATTACTATGCGCGGGGTTGCCGAGATCGAAACCCTAGAACAATCAGGGCGTCCTGATCGTGAAGCCATTATCATCACAGAGTTGCCGTTCCAAACCAATAAAGCTGCCCTGATTGAGCGCATTGCTGAAAACGTCAATGACAAGCGCCTAGAAGGTATTTCTGATATTCGCGATGAGAGTGATCGCGACGGGATGCGGATTGTAATCGAACTCAAGCGGGATGCCTATCCTCAGGTCGTTCTCAACAATCTCTACAAACAAACCCCCATCCAAACCAATTTTGGGGCCAATATGTTGGCGTTAGTGGGAGGCGATCCTCAACTTCTCACCCTGAGACAGTTCCTGAGCGTCTTTTTGGAATTCCGGGAAGACGCGATCTTGCGTCGCACCCGCTTCCAGCTCCGAAAAGCCCAAGAGCGTGATCATCTCTTGCAGGGATTACTGATTGCTTTAGAAAATCTGGACGCGGTGATTCAGCTGATTCGCCAAGCTGCGGATGCTGCTATTGCTCGCCAAGAGTTAATGGATGGCTATGGATTATCTGACACCCAAGCCGATGCCATTCTACAGATGCAGCTGCGCCGACTCACCGCTTTAGAAGCTGAAAAGATTGAGCGAGAGCACCAGGATTTACAAGAGCGAATTGCAGATCTAGAGGATATTCTGGCCCGTCGTGAACGGGTGCTAGAAATTATCGAAACGGAAGTGGCTGAACTTAAAGCCAAATTTGCTAGTCCTCGCCGGACCTTGATTGAAGCTAATCTCGCAGATCTAGACGATATTGATCTGATTGCCAATGATCAAGCCGTGATTTTGGTGACAGAGCAGGGCTACGTGAAGCGAATGCCTGTTGATACTTTCAACGCCCAAAGCCGAGCCACCCGGGGCAGAGCAGGAGCAAAAATAAAAGAAAATGATGCAGTTGAGCATTTCTTTGGCTGCTGTGACCATGACAGCGTGTTATTTTTTAGCGATCGCGGCGTCGTATACTGCCTGCGTGCCTATCAAATCCCCGTCAGTTCCCGCACAGCTCGGGGCGTGCCTTTAGTCCAGCTCTTACCAATTCCCCGAGAAGAAAAAATCACTTCTGTCATTCCCGTCAGCGAGTTTAGCGAAGACGAATACCTGGTGATGATGACCGTGGGTGGATTCATCAAAAAAACGGCCTTAGCTGCTTTCAGCAGTATCCGTGCTAATGGCTTAATTGCCATCTCTCTAGAAGAAGGCGATCTGCTGCGGTGGGTGAGATTGACTCGGGCCGAAGACAGTATTGTGATTGGATCTCGCCGCGGCATGTCCATTCATTTTCGGGCCAATCATAAACAGCTGCGTCCTTTGGGTCGAGCCACACGGGGTGTGCGGGCTATGCGCTTACGAGAAGGGGATGAATTTATCGGTATGGATATCTTACCCAGCAGCGTTGTTGAAACCTTAGGGAATGCAACGGACATGGAAGAAGATGAAACGGATGATCCAGATATTTTAGTTGAAGATGATGGTAACGAAGAAGAGTCCGAAACCATTGAACAGCCAGGTCCTTGGGTCTTAGTGATCACGACCTATGGGTATGGTAAGCGAGTTCCTGTAGCCCAATTTAGACTCCAAAATCGAGCAGGTAAAGGGGTAACCGCAACTAAGTTCAAAAAGCTCAAGACTCCCGATCAGTTAGCCGCACTGCGAATCGTCAATGTCGAAGATGAGTTGATGTTGGTGACTAGCCGAGGCATTGTTATCCGACAATCAGTGACAGATATTTCATCCCAATCACGGGCAGCAACAGGAGTCAGAGTCCAAAGATTGGATGAAGATGACTATATCGCTGCAGTAGCTTTAGTGCCGCCAGAGGATCTTTCTGATGATGATGAAGCTGAAACTGAGTTAGAGTAG
- a CDS encoding DUF3386 domain-containing protein, which yields MAAQTQARDLFRAAYENRYTWDSDFPGYVADVELRQGDEVHTGKIRVASDLKVEIMDIADETIQESLYTQMRDVITHRKHTPFDKAHGSSTFTLGKLDPSGSQEIIVEGDAMGSNYSVRNQQIALVSRVMGRMAFIIHHKQSLETGAGYISSDYSAVFRNPKTNEIIRQMEFVDTYEPVGSYYVMTRQIVRTHEQGETSLTDIQFSNVKLLQPAAV from the coding sequence ATGGCCGCTCAGACCCAAGCTCGTGATTTATTTCGTGCAGCTTATGAGAATCGCTATACCTGGGATAGTGATTTCCCCGGCTATGTCGCTGACGTTGAACTGAGGCAAGGGGATGAAGTTCACACCGGTAAAATCCGAGTCGCTTCCGACCTGAAAGTCGAGATTATGGATATTGCAGACGAAACGATCCAGGAATCTCTATATACACAAATGCGAGATGTGATTACCCATCGCAAACACACTCCTTTTGACAAAGCCCACGGTTCTAGCACCTTTACCCTCGGGAAACTCGATCCATCTGGCTCCCAAGAAATCATTGTTGAAGGGGATGCGATGGGGTCTAACTACAGCGTTCGCAACCAGCAGATCGCTTTGGTTAGCCGGGTGATGGGGCGCATGGCTTTTATCATTCATCATAAACAAAGCCTTGAGACTGGAGCAGGTTATATCTCTTCTGACTATTCAGCCGTTTTCCGTAATCCCAAAACCAACGAGATCATTCGGCAAATGGAATTCGTGGATACCTATGAGCCTGTGGGTAGCTACTACGTAATGACACGACAAATCGTCCGTACCCATGAACAAGGCGAAACATCCCTCACAGATATCCAGTTCTCCAATGTCAAGCTGTTACAACCTGCAGCCGTTTAG
- the wecB gene encoding non-hydrolyzing UDP-N-acetylglucosamine 2-epimerase, translated as MPNSPHPICIVLGTRPEAIKLAPVIQAFRSDARFATQVLLTGQHKEMVDQVMQIFDLEADHNLDIMKAKQTLADITCRSLQGLQTLLQELQPKAVLVQGDTTTAFAAALAAFYQQIPVGHVEAGLRTDNIYNPYPEEANRRLISQITQLHFAPTTKAVENLEASGVTGTIHHTGNTVIDALLTVADKKPSCNILNLDWSQYRTILATVHRRENWGEPLQDIAQGFLQVLDKFPDTALILPLHRNPTVREPLTAILGQHPRIFLTEPLDYTDLVGAIQRCHLLLTDSGGLQEEAPSLGKPVLVLRETTERPEAVTAGTAKLIGTSTQKILAEASLLLENKEAYNTMAKAINPFGDGQASERIVAAIQDFLQL; from the coding sequence ATGCCAAATTCTCCCCATCCGATCTGTATCGTCTTAGGGACGCGTCCAGAAGCCATTAAACTTGCACCTGTGATTCAAGCCTTCCGGTCTGATGCTCGATTCGCCACCCAAGTCTTACTGACAGGGCAACATAAAGAAATGGTCGACCAAGTGATGCAGATCTTCGATCTCGAAGCTGACCATAACTTAGACATCATGAAGGCCAAACAAACTCTGGCTGACATCACTTGCCGGAGTTTGCAAGGATTACAGACACTCTTGCAAGAACTGCAGCCCAAAGCCGTTCTGGTACAAGGAGATACAACCACAGCCTTTGCTGCAGCCCTAGCCGCGTTTTACCAGCAAATTCCTGTAGGACATGTCGAAGCAGGCTTACGCACCGATAATATCTACAACCCCTATCCAGAAGAAGCCAACCGTCGATTGATCTCCCAAATCACCCAACTCCACTTTGCACCGACTACTAAAGCAGTAGAAAACCTAGAAGCTTCTGGAGTCACGGGAACGATCCACCACACCGGCAACACCGTTATTGATGCCCTCCTGACCGTCGCCGACAAAAAACCATCCTGCAATATTCTCAATCTAGACTGGAGCCAATACCGAACCATTTTGGCAACCGTTCACCGCCGGGAAAATTGGGGAGAACCCTTACAAGATATTGCTCAGGGTTTCCTTCAAGTTTTAGACAAATTTCCCGATACCGCATTAATCCTGCCGCTGCACCGCAACCCTACAGTCAGAGAGCCCTTAACCGCAATCTTGGGTCAACATCCTCGCATTTTCTTGACGGAGCCCCTAGACTATACCGATTTAGTTGGAGCGATTCAACGGTGTCATCTTTTACTGACAGACTCTGGAGGATTACAAGAAGAAGCCCCCAGTCTTGGCAAACCTGTATTGGTGTTAAGAGAAACCACCGAAAGACCTGAAGCCGTCACAGCCGGTACCGCCAAACTAATTGGCACCAGTACCCAAAAGATCTTGGCCGAAGCCAGCCTTCTTTTAGAAAATAAAGAAGCCTACAACACTATGGCCAAAGCGATTAACCCCTTTGGAGATGGACAAGCTTCCGAACGAATCGTGGCTGCTATTCAAGATTTTTTGCAACTTTAA
- a CDS encoding type IV pilus twitching motility protein PilT, translating to MTDYQRPPFPPPPAPLPAVPPPPHRDHRSEGDAMDTEMIATPTKVVPTQVVSAPPPQAPEEPTAFPQTQPYAGYGQTAVDNGEPTQSTLQMRGRPPGTGVTLEQLVREAFENNFSDIHLGVGEAPRFRDRGRLELSRHPVTDDTTFEYWLEEILTPEEIQRFHANQEYDGATQYDGMARVRINIFVSLKGPSMVMRLIPLKILTLEDLNLPLVFQDLCHYHKGLVLVTGPTGSGKSTTMAAMVDYINTEMPKHIISIEDPIEFVHQSRKAMIRQREVGIHTQKFDNALKASLREDPDVILIGEMRDRETVNTALKAAQTGHLVFGTLHTNSAVKTIERILNLYKPEEQEPMRVQVAESLVAVIAQSLVRTTDGKRAAIHEIMINTDAIKDYILRGAIEEVEAMIPQCSYDGMVTMNQCLHNLYEEGRIDEETALEMSPKPNEMAQILRGRI from the coding sequence ATGACAGATTATCAGCGTCCACCCTTTCCACCCCCACCCGCACCATTGCCCGCAGTTCCACCTCCCCCTCATCGCGATCACCGCTCGGAAGGAGACGCGATGGATACAGAAATGATTGCTACCCCGACGAAGGTGGTGCCAACTCAAGTGGTGAGCGCACCCCCGCCTCAAGCACCTGAGGAACCCACCGCCTTCCCTCAAACGCAGCCCTATGCTGGGTATGGGCAGACAGCAGTTGATAATGGTGAGCCGACTCAATCGACCTTACAGATGCGAGGTCGACCGCCTGGAACTGGCGTTACCTTGGAGCAACTGGTTCGTGAAGCCTTTGAGAATAATTTTTCGGATATTCACCTGGGTGTAGGTGAAGCGCCTCGTTTCCGAGATCGCGGTCGCCTAGAACTATCTCGTCATCCTGTGACGGATGATACGACCTTTGAATATTGGTTAGAAGAAATTTTGACCCCTGAAGAAATTCAGCGGTTTCATGCCAATCAAGAATATGATGGCGCCACCCAATATGACGGCATGGCCCGGGTTCGAATCAATATTTTTGTCAGTCTGAAAGGGCCATCGATGGTCATGCGACTGATCCCCTTAAAAATTCTGACTTTAGAAGATCTCAATCTACCTCTTGTCTTTCAGGATTTGTGTCACTACCACAAGGGCTTGGTTTTGGTAACAGGACCCACCGGATCTGGTAAATCGACAACGATGGCGGCAATGGTTGATTACATCAACACAGAAATGCCGAAACATATTATCTCGATTGAAGATCCAATTGAATTTGTGCACCAAAGTCGCAAGGCGATGATTCGCCAGCGAGAAGTAGGGATTCACACCCAAAAATTTGATAACGCCCTGAAAGCGTCCTTGCGAGAAGACCCTGATGTGATTCTAATTGGGGAAATGCGGGATCGCGAAACGGTGAATACAGCCCTCAAAGCCGCTCAGACCGGTCACTTGGTGTTTGGAACCCTACACACCAACAGTGCTGTCAAAACGATTGAGAGAATTCTCAACCTGTATAAGCCGGAAGAACAAGAACCCATGCGGGTTCAAGTGGCAGAATCCTTGGTGGCTGTGATTGCACAGTCTCTCGTGCGAACCACCGATGGCAAGCGAGCTGCGATTCATGAAATCATGATTAACACCGACGCCATTAAGGACTACATTCTCCGAGGGGCGATCGAAGAAGTCGAGGCGATGATTCCACAATGTAGTTATGACGGCATGGTGACGATGAACCAGTGTCTGCATAACCTCTACGAGGAAGGCCGCATTGATGAAGAAACGGCTCTAGAAATGTCTCCCAAGCCCAATGAAATGGCTCAAATCCTAAGGGGACGGATCTAG